Part of the Paludisphaera borealis genome, TGGCCCACCTCGGCCTGGCGGCGCTTGACGAGCGAGAGGTTGCCGGCGCCGAGGTTGCGAAGCGTCCAGAAGAGTTGCACGTCGAAATCGGTTCGACCGCCGAAATTCGAGAGTTGGGGCGGAGCCACGTTGCTGCCGCCGCCGAACGCCCCTCCGCTGAAGCCGAGCCAGAGCGTCGGGAGAAACGGACGGTACCATTCCTGCTTGCGCCGGACTTCCGCCGCCGCGACCGCGGCCCCCCTGGCCCCGACCTCGGGGCGTCCCGCGAGCGCCGCCTGGATCAGGTCCGTCAGCGGAGCGACGGGGTCGACGATCGTGGCCAGCTCGACTTTCGGCGCGACCGGTCGAACCCGCACGGACTGGTCGAGGTGAAGTCGCTGAGACAGGTGGGCCGCGGCGACCGCCACCTGCTCCTCGGCCTGCCGGATTTCGTCCACGATCAGGCTGAGCTCGGTCGCCGCGCGCTCGGCGTCCGCTTCTCGGCCCTGTTGGGCTTGAGCATAGGCGCGGGTGAGCCTTGCGACCTCCGCCGCTTGCTCGGCCGTCTCATACCGAACACCGAGGTCGGCCTCGGCGGCCAAGAGCTCGAAGTACAGTTCCGCCACCTCGAGGAGGATGTTGTTCGCCGTGGCCGACGCGCCGAATCGCGCCGCCTCAACCTGCTGCCGCGCGGCCAGCGGCTCGAAGATCGCGTCGGTCAATTCACTGAAGATGCTCACGGCGGGGACCTCCGGCGCGCTCGCCGCTATCACGCCGGCGCCGCCGCCGAAGTAAAGCGAGTTCTCGTCGAGGCTCAGAATCCGGCCCGCCGAGCGCTGGAGGTTGCCCGTATGACCGTGGTAGTTCATCCCCAGATTCAGCGAGGGCAGCAGCAAGACCATGGCCTTCTGCCGTATCGCCAGAGCCTCGCCGATCCGTTGTCGGGCTTCCGCGATCATCGGGTTTTCGATCTCAGCAAGCCGGAGCGCGGTCGTCAGATCGATGGGGTATTCTCGTTCCGCGGCCGGGATCGCGTGGATCGGATCGCCCGTCGCAAGCCTGGACGGCATTTCGGCCGCGGTCAGGACGAGTCCGACGTCCCCGACCCGCGGCTCCTCCGCGTCGGGCGTCCGAGGCCTCGACCGCCCTCGGCGCTTCGGCAGGTCGGATTTCACCTCGTCGCGCGAGGACTCCGGCGGAGATTCACGGTGAGGCGCCTGGGAACCTTGCCAGCGCAGTTCGGTCGTCGACGTACACCCAGAGAGTATCGACGACATTAACAATGCCAGATACGAGAGTACGACAGGTATTCGGAGCCTGGGGTCCGCGCTCCAATAATCCGCGGATGTCGTCATCATCGCCCCCTCCAAACATTGGCTTCCACGTCTTCTCATTCCTCCTTGTTCCTTGCGTCGGTCGACTCAGGACGAGCGAGCCGGCGGCGACGAAGGCGCGATCGGGGTAAGCACTCGTGCGCCCGGATCGCGAGGCGGGACGGATTCGGCCGGGTTGTTGTTGGCGGGTTGATCGGGAGACGCCGTCGTCGGCTCGGGGGACGGCGTGACGCCGGTGGTCGGCACGGGATGGGCCAACGCATCGGCCGGCGGCTGACCGAGCGCCACGTAAAGCTCGAACTGGGCGCGGTCGTAATCCACAATCGCATCGAGATATGCGTACCGGGCGCGAGCAAGCAGCCGCAGGCTGTCGACCGTCTCGATCGCCGGGGCCACCGAGTTTTCGATCCGAATCAGGTCTTCCTGGAAGCCGCGCGTGCCGCTGCGCACGGCTCTCTCGGAGGTCCCGATCCGGGCGTACCGAGCGTGCGTCTTGGCGTATGCTTCCGCGACTTCGGCCCGAACCTGGTCGAGAACCGCGATCTCTTGAAAATTGGTCACGCCCAGGCGGGCCTTGCCCAGATTGATCTGGGCGAGATTTCCGACGCCGAGATTCTGGAGCGTCCAGTACGCCATGACGTCGAAGTCGGAACGGCCGCCGAACGCCCCGAAGACCGGACGAACAAGATTGCTGCCGCCGCCGAACCCGCCTCCGCTGTACCCGATCAGGATCGTGGGCGAGAACGGCAAGAGCTTCGCCCCCTCAAGGGCCAGGAAGGCTTCGCGAATCGCCGCTTGACGCTCCTTCAACTCCGGTCGCTGGAGCAGTCCCAGGGCGATCAGCTCGCGCACCGAGGTCGGGTCGGGAACCACCGGATGGGGAACGACGAACGCGTCGGTCGGGTGGAGGCGGATCGACGGGTCGAGGTTCAGGACGTAGCAGAGTCGCGCCGACGACGTCAGGATGGCCTCCTCGGCCGCCTGGATATCGTATTCGCGCGACTCCAGTTCGGTCTGGGCTCGCTGGGCGTCGGCCTGCCGGCCCTGCCCCTCGTTGGCGTAAGAGGCGGTTAGCTCGGCGACCCGCTTCGCCTCGCCTCGAACTTGCAGCGACACGGCGCGCCGGCCTTCGGCCCGCAGCAATTCCGAGTACGCCAAGGTCGTCTGGAGGAAAGTCTGGTTCCTGATCGCGAGGGTCGCGAACTGGCGCTGGGCCACGACCTGGCGCGAGGCCAGGTACCCAAACACGCCGGCGGCCACGTTCCCCTCGAGCAATACCCCGGGCACGGCGACCGTGCCGGCGGCCACGGCGCCCGAACCGGCCCCGAGATAAAGCGCCGACCGGTTGACCGGGAGGATGTTGCCGTTCGACTGTTGCAACGGGCCCGAGTGAGAGTCGTAGTTCATGCCCAGGTTGATCGAAGGCAGGATCTGGGCGGCCGCGAGTTGCCTTAACGCCGCGGCCTCGACCACGCGCTGCCTGGCGATCATCAACTGGGGGTTTTGCACGCCGGCCAACCGAAGCGCGGTATTCAGATCGATCGGGCGGACGTTCGGGTCGAGGAGCGTCGCAGGAGACGGCGGCGTGGTAATCCGCGAATTCGAGTCGTCCGCCTGCCCTCGGTCGTTCGTCTCCAGCGGAAGCGGCTTCAGGTCGCTTCCAGCCGTCGAGTCCGTTGCCGCCGCCGGTCGGTCAGCGAATGGCGATTGGGATTGGGCGGCCGCCGAACCGCCGCCGAGCGAGCTTGCGGCGGTGAATACTCCAGCGACGACCAATCGCATGATCCTGCCCATGATTCCCCGCTTTCCCTTGGGGTCCAACGTGCCTGGAACTGGGATTGCACCGGTTTCATCGACTATAGGAAGAGTTCCTCTTGAATCGGAGCTGCGGGCGGCGTCGCGTTCGATCAAACTCTGCCGGCGGCGAACGGGATCCAGAAAATCGGAAAGGCGCGAATGAGCTGATGCCCGAATGGGTCGAGTATGAGGAAGTCGTTGTTGTTCAGCCCCTCTTCGTTCGTCGTCTGGATCGAGAAGAAGCCGTTGGCGTCGGTGGCGTGGGCGGGTCCCGTAAAGCTGTACGTCTGGGTCCCGCCGGGTAGTCGCGACGTGTGATTGTCTTCGATGATCAGGCTGCCGGGAGTCGTCCGGCCGATGATCGTGACGACCTTGTGAAGCGTCGACGCGCCCGACGTCGTCGTCGCCGCGTAGTGCGCCTGGTCGGCGGGCGCCAGATGCATGGATACGGAAAGCGGGATGTTCCGGGTCAGGGGGGCCAGGTTGTGCAGCAGCGCCTTGGCGTCGTACAGGTTGATGACGCCGTTTTGATTGAAATCGGCCGATGCAACGTACTTCGATCCCCCCGCCGAGGACATGTACGTCGGTGCGAACGCCTGGAGGTCGGCGAAGTTCACCTCGCCGTCGCCGTTCACGTCGCCCACAAGCGTCGTCTGAGACCAGTATAAACCCGTCGTCCCCGCGGCACCGGCCACGGACGTCGTCAGGTCTCCGGACTGGTTCGTCTTGGTGAACGCGACGGACGTGGGATTCGCCCCCGACCGCGCGACTCGTCCCTGCTTGAGGGGCAGCTTCCTCCCCTGATCGGCTGAGGCCGCCACGATTCGCGGCTTCAGGCTGCTGTCGCCTTCGGGTTCGACGAACAGCCCGAACAGCGTGGCTCGCTTGTGAGGCGTGATGTTCCGACCAGCGACGGCCACCGACGTTCGGCTGACCTGATGTGGGCTCGCGACCGTCCCGAGGTTCACACCAATCACGTTGGCGGGCGGCGAAGCGCTCAGCGCAAGGCGAGGCTCCAGCCCCTCTAACGACGGGTGGATACCACGGGAATTCGACCTGGCCATCAGTTCCCCCCCTTGCTCACGCACGAAATCCACGTCCCTGGAATAAGTCTTGTTTCGGCCATCACCGGGCAGGCACTCGATACTCGTCTCAGATCAAGAAGAGGGACGCGCCAGCGAAGCAATATGAAGAGAAATCAATCTCGATTATCATGAATCATGAAGCCGAGCCCTTCACCTCAGTCCGGGTGGCGGGCGGTGCCGCTTGAACCATGGATCGCAGGTGCCTCTCAGGAATCAGATGCTGGGGCCTTTTCAGGGGGAGTGGTCGGATGCCCGTCATTCCATCGCGTTTTGAATATCTGACGGTGAAAGTCGTGGACGGCGTGGCCGTCATCGGCTTCCTCGAATCGGCGTCGATGATCGAGGGAGATCGCGTCGACAAGCTGGCCAAGGAGCTTTTCGACCTGATCGATGAGAAGAAGTTCACCAAGATCCTCTTGAACCTGTACAACACGGGGTACATGTCGAGCGCCATGCTGGCGCAGCTCATCCGGCTCAACCGTAAGATGCAATCGGTTCGCGGCAAGGTGAGGCTCTGCGCCCTCCGACCGCCTATCGTCGACGCCTTCAAGGTCAGCCAGTTCGACAAGCTGTTCGAGATCTTCCCCGACGAACCCTCGGCCCTCAAGAAGTTCTGAGAGCCGCCGCTTCGGCCCACGCGATTGGCTTCGTTCGCGCCGAAAACCGCCCTCCTCAACTCGGCCGCCATCTCGTCGATGCCCCCGTTCCCCGTCGATTGGCTTCGTTCGCGCCGAAAACCGCCCTCCCCAACTCGGCCGACGACCCGCCGCGTCGATCTCCCCGTTCCTCGTCGATTGGCTTCGTTCGCGCCGGCACGGCTTCCGATTTCGTGTTCTAACTCGTGATTTGGTAAGACTTTCTTCACGATTCAAAAAATTGGCTTCGTCTGCGTGCTTTTCGTCTCCGAACCTCTCTTCGCTCCATGGAAACGGTGCCCTGCGGGGGCGGGCGAGGCTCGTCTGGCGCGCCGCAGGCAACGCCCGGCGAATTGGGTTCGCTCGCTCACTTTTCCCGATCCTCGCCACCCCGCTCGCCGCTCATCGCGCCGGCCCATGACGTGCGTCTGGCGCATCCCGATGAATGCGGCGAATCGCCATGATCCTTCCAACCGAATTTCCAAAGATTCGTGCAACGGATGAGCAGAGTGCTCCATCTTGAGTGTGGATCACGCCGACCGCTTAAGAAAAGAACTCCAGCCTCTCGGCGAAGAATTCCGGGCGGCTTGTGCCGGGTGTATGGTGCCGAGAGGGCCCGTTCCACTAGGGGTTAACGACCCGGTACTTTGCCGCGAGCGAGTGCAAGACGCCGACACGAACCATCATGACGTCGTCGGGACTCCCTGCCTCATAAAGATGAGGGCTCCAAATGCAAGCTCGACGCGCAAGCGAGGGAGGAAGGGCTTTGGGTTGCTGGCGCCGGACGCGACGAGGTTCGCGCGCCCTTCTCTCGCTTGCGCTTCGGGCTTGTTTTTCGGGGAAATCCAATGCGAACCCGGGCCGCCCACCCATCTTCATGAGGCCGGGGCGCCGATGGTTTGGATTCCGATCGGAGACTTCCAGAAACGTGCCGGGTCGCCAGTTCGTGGGATGGGCGCCGACAGCCGAACCGACGTGCGGGGAGCAGCGCGTCAGGGGCGCTGACCTCGGAGGGGAATGAGGGCGCGGAGGCGGGGTTCGCGCAGGTAGAGCCCGCTCCAGAGGATCGCGCCGAAGAGTACCGGGAAAACCATCGGGAAGACCGGCCCACCCATGCGGACGTGGGTCCAGACCGCGCCGCCGAGATAGCCGGTCAGCACGATGGCCCCGAGGATCGAGGTCTGCGGGACCGCGTAGAGCAGCGTGGCCAGGATCAAGACGATCCCGAGACCGGGGATCACCGATTCGGGGATTTCGAGCGGGGCGCATGCTTCCATGACCGGCGCGATCTTCAGCACCTTCCCCACGCCGTCGAACAGCAGGAACAGAACGCCGAGGCCGGACAGGCCTCGGCCGATCCAGAGGGCGTTTTTCGACGGAAGACTTGCGGGAATCACGCCTTGCATGAAGGTCGCCCTATTGTCGGAGGAATTCACCCAACCGCAACGTCTCAGGCCGATTTGAGGCGTTGGGGGACCGCACGGCCGACGTTCGCGGCTTGCGCGCCGTCGGCGGCGGCTTCCTCGTGGTACTCGGCGTCGGTGTTGACCTTCCAGGTGTCGTACTGGCCGAGCCCCAGGATGTT contains:
- a CDS encoding TolC family protein, which gives rise to MPSRLATGDPIHAIPAAEREYPIDLTTALRLAEIENPMIAEARQRIGEALAIRQKAMVLLLPSLNLGMNYHGHTGNLQRSAGRILSLDENSLYFGGGAGVIAASAPEVPAVSIFSELTDAIFEPLAARQQVEAARFGASATANNILLEVAELYFELLAAEADLGVRYETAEQAAEVARLTRAYAQAQQGREADAERAATELSLIVDEIRQAEEQVAVAAAHLSQRLHLDQSVRVRPVAPKVELATIVDPVAPLTDLIQAALAGRPEVGARGAAVAAAEVRRKQEWYRPFLPTLWLGFSGGAFGGGSNVAPPQLSNFGGRTDFDVQLFWTLRNLGAGNLSLVKRRQAEVGQAVGERSRAIAEIRTEVASAYAGVSASRRQVALTTRQLNSAVIGFREDLVRIKNTVGRPIEVVNSLELLNQARVDRIRAVMDYNKAEVRLFVSLGSPPPLGESATEPIPPAPIASPPLPPLAAMRAAP
- a CDS encoding dockerin type I domain-containing protein, which codes for MAVAGRNITPHKRATLFGLFVEPEGDSSLKPRIVAASADQGRKLPLKQGRVARSGANPTSVAFTKTNQSGDLTTSVAGAAGTTGLYWSQTTLVGDVNGDGEVNFADLQAFAPTYMSSAGGSKYVASADFNQNGVINLYDAKALLHNLAPLTRNIPLSVSMHLAPADQAHYAATTTSGASTLHKVVTIIGRTTPGSLIIEDNHTSRLPGGTQTYSFTGPAHATDANGFFSIQTTNEEGLNNNDFLILDPFGHQLIRAFPIFWIPFAAGRV
- a CDS encoding TolC family protein — translated: MGRIMRLVVAGVFTAASSLGGGSAAAQSQSPFADRPAAATDSTAGSDLKPLPLETNDRGQADDSNSRITTPPSPATLLDPNVRPIDLNTALRLAGVQNPQLMIARQRVVEAAALRQLAAAQILPSINLGMNYDSHSGPLQQSNGNILPVNRSALYLGAGSGAVAAGTVAVPGVLLEGNVAAGVFGYLASRQVVAQRQFATLAIRNQTFLQTTLAYSELLRAEGRRAVSLQVRGEAKRVAELTASYANEGQGRQADAQRAQTELESREYDIQAAEEAILTSSARLCYVLNLDPSIRLHPTDAFVVPHPVVPDPTSVRELIALGLLQRPELKERQAAIREAFLALEGAKLLPFSPTILIGYSGGGFGGGSNLVRPVFGAFGGRSDFDVMAYWTLQNLGVGNLAQINLGKARLGVTNFQEIAVLDQVRAEVAEAYAKTHARYARIGTSERAVRSGTRGFQEDLIRIENSVAPAIETVDSLRLLARARYAYLDAIVDYDRAQFELYVALGQPPADALAHPVPTTGVTPSPEPTTASPDQPANNNPAESVPPRDPGARVLTPIAPSSPPARSS
- a CDS encoding STAS domain-containing protein, which codes for MPVIPSRFEYLTVKVVDGVAVIGFLESASMIEGDRVDKLAKELFDLIDEKKFTKILLNLYNTGYMSSAMLAQLIRLNRKMQSVRGKVRLCALRPPIVDAFKVSQFDKLFEIFPDEPSALKKF
- a CDS encoding DoxX family protein, whose product is MQGVIPASLPSKNALWIGRGLSGLGVLFLLFDGVGKVLKIAPVMEACAPLEIPESVIPGLGIVLILATLLYAVPQTSILGAIVLTGYLGGAVWTHVRMGGPVFPMVFPVLFGAILWSGLYLREPRLRALIPLRGQRP